CGCAGCTCCGGCAACGCCGCAACCCGTTAAGCAACCTGTTGCTCAGCCAGCCACCCAGCCTGTCAATCAGGCCGCACGGCCTGCGCCTGCACCTGCGCAAACTCCCGCTCAAGCGCCTGCGCCAGCTCCGGTTCAAACCCCTGCGCCAACTCCGGCGCAAGCTTCCGCCCCTGCATCAGCTCCGGCACAGGCTCCTGCAGCTACGCCCGCAAAGCCGGCAGATATCATCGGCAATGTGTCTGGCAAGGTCACGGGAGATCTGGTGGGGCTGCCAAAGCAGGCAGAGGGTGGCGGCCACGGTGGCGGCCACGGTGGCGGTGGTGGTAGCGCAAAAGAAGAGCCTGCCCGGCCCATCGTCTATGTGGACGAGCAGGGCAACCCGGTGGAAAAGCCCGCTGAGCCTCAAAAAATGATGGATGAAGCGGAGCGGCTCATCAAGGAACGCAAATTTGTGGAAGCATTGCCCCAGCTGGAAAAGCTGAAGGAAATGCCTACACTCAGCGCCGAACTGCGTGAAAAAACGCTGTATTATATCAGCGACTGCGTCTGGGCCAGATATTCCGACAACCCGCTGGCCGGGTTTGAGCCCATTGTTTCTGCTACCAGCGAAGCCATGAATTTTGACCTGCGTTCACCGCGCGTGCCAGAGGCGCTGCTGCGTCTGGGCCTTGTGAACGTCAACGTGGGCAATCTTGTGGATGCCGGGGGCTATATTGTGGCCCTGTACAGGCGGTATCCGGATTATCCTGGCGTGGCGCAGGGATTTACCGCGCTGGGCAAGGAACAGCTCAAGCGGCATATGGATGCTCAGGCAGAGCAGTCTTTTTCCATGGTGCTCGACAAGTATCCTGAATCTTCCTTTTTGCAGGAGGCCTCGGTTGGTCTTGCCAAGGCGCTCAACAACCAGCGCAAGTACACAAATGCCCAGGTAATACTGGACTTTATCAGTAAGCGTTGGCCCCGTTACTATATTGACGATCCCACGTTCCTCTTCCTGCAGGCTGCCAACGACGAGGCCCTGAACAAGCCCATGGAAGCCCTGACCCTGTACTGGCTATATTTCAACCTGCTGCCGGGGCAAAAGGGCAACGACGAGATGCTTTTCAAGATGGGCGACATGTACACCCGTCTTGGCAACAAGCTTGCTGCCGATTTTCTGTATAACTATATTACCAGCCATTATGGGGGTTCCCAGTCGGCAAAGATGGCCAGCCTGCGGCTTGTTGAGGGCGGCATTTATGATGCCCCCATCAACTATGAGGCCATGACCCAGGTTTTTGCACGGTCTGCGGGCACTAACCTGCAAAAGGTCTATTCAGAGCTTGCCGCCTCCTCGCGCACCGCGCCCGAGTCCGTAACAGCGCGCCTCAAGGAGGCCATGTGGCTGTACTGGAGCAAGCGCTATACAGAGGCCATGGGCAAGGCTGCAGAATTTATTGACGGTTACCCTGAAAACGTCAATGTGGCGCAGGCGCGCGACATCATCTGGCTGTCGTTCCAGAAAGAGCTGGCCAATTCCATGGCCGAAAAGAACTTTGGCCGCATTCTTATTTTGTGGAACGGGTTTCCGCTGGTGCGTGAGCGCTACGGCGCCATTGATCCACGCATGCGCTATGCCCTTGCCCAGGGCATGCTTGAACGCGGCGACGACGACGCAGCCCTCGGCATGCTGGCCGAATTTCTCAAGTCGCCCATGAATCCGGAATACGGCGAGGCCGCCTTTACGGAATTCTTTAACCGCTACCTCAAGGCGGGGGCATGGACCAAAATTCTTGATCTTGGCAAGCTTGTGTCCGGCTGGCCTCTCAAGCCCCAGCTGCGCAACCAGCTTGATTACGCCATGGCGCTTTCGGCCCAGAATCTCAACCTGGCCGGGCCCGCCCTTGCCATGTGGAAAAATATTGCGGAGCGGGAGGATTTTCCGCTGTACCAGCGCGCCTACGCGACCTACTTTCTGGCCCGCGATGCAGAGCAGCGCAAGGATATCCGTAATTCTTACACTCTTAATCGCAAGGTCATAGAGCTCTTTACACAGTTGCAGGACGAGCGTTCTGACAAAGCCGACCCGCAGCGCATCAAGGACGCCATGCTCTCGCTCATGGACATCTGCGAGGTGGCAAACCGCGTACCTGAAGCTCTGGAGTGGCTGGCGCGTTACAATGCCTTTGTGCCCCAGAATTCGCCGGAATACCCCGGTCTGCGTTTCCGCGAGGCCAGGCTGTACCGCAAGCTGGGCGACGCCACGCGCGCGCAGGCCCTGCTTGAGGATATTGTGCGCAACTACGCCGATTCACCCTTTGCCAAGGCCGCCACGGCAGAGCTGCACACCTTTGAAGTATCACGCGACCTCCAAAACTACCTGCCCGGCGGGGCAGGCGGTCAGGCCGCGCCTGCGGGCCGACCTGCCGGCACACCCTAGCTTGTCATCCAATATGGCTACATTGTCGCCATATTTGCCTCTGATCCCTTCCTTAATATAGTGCTGCGCCTCTTTTTGTTCTGTTTTTTGCAGGTATGCGACGCCATGTTGCATTGCATGCAGATTCGCCTTGGAATATAGTAGCTAAATGTGAAAGGCACGGGCTGGCAGGGGAATCTGGCAACAGCTTCTGGCAGCAGACCTGCTATTCCTGGTTTATCCCGCTCATGCTTAATCCCTCTCATGTTTTTCCGGCACAATGGCACTAACGCTTTTGATCAGGCTTTGCGCCGACAGCCCTGGAGGTTACATATGAACAGAGTGCTTTTTTGCCTTACTCTCTGCCTGATTGCTCTGATGGCGGGCTGCACTGGCGCGCAGCAAAGGGGCATGCAAGGCAACGCCTATGTCTCCACCGCCCGCCCCGTCATAAGTATGCAGGCGGTAAACATGCCCCTTATCACCGGCGGCGAGGGCAAGGTCGCACTTGACGGTGCTGGTGTTATGGGCGGCCTGCCGCTCAACACATGGCTTGCCGTGTACGGCAAGGGTGATCCTCAAAGCCCCATTGCTATTGTAGCCATGGCCGAGGTGCCCTACGGCTGGTACTGGGATAGTGATGGGCAGCGTCCGTTCAGCGTGGACAAGGGCGTTGAGGTTTATGACAATGTTGGATATGCCGCCAGCACCTATATTGTAGATAGCAAAAGGGACCCGTTTTCTGCTGTTGCAGGATTGAGTGACGACTCAAAGCCCATGCGTTGGCTGGTGCGTGGTTTTGCCGCCAGATACAATTTTAATGACACCAAGGCTGTCATGGAGTACAGGGAACCGCTGCCGGAAAATCTGACAGGGCAGGAAACCCTCACCGAGAGCATGACCGATCAGCTCAAGGCCTTTGAGCAACGTGCCAACAAAGCATTTGCAGTGACTTCTGCTCCGAAAAATATCAATGGAATTACAAAGAGTTATGCGAAGGATATTCGCTGGCAATACTTTGATCAACGCTTTTGGGGTACAGTATCAAAGTATGAGATATTTGACGCAAAGTAGCTTGTGTTAATGGCAATCTGTCATGTTGCAGGTTTGCCGCAAAGGTGGCCTTTTGAGAAGTTTTTATCAAATGGCCACCTTCAATTTTATATTTGTTGCGCGTGCAGCGACTCCTGAAATCCAGAACAAGTTATTACATTCCGGATTAATAGTTATGTACAATTTGCAATGGAATTTTATATTCTAGGGTATAGTACATTGACGAAACAATAGCTGCTGTGTATGTTCTCCCCAACAGGATAGGAGGGCGACCGACCGTTCTGCCAGTGAACCAATCAGGCGGGTTCGCAGCGCGTCAGATTGAGTATATTGAAGACACAAAAGGGGTTGTTATGGATGATTATCTGAAAGAAGCGCTGGAAATTACCAGAGCGCAAGCTGGCGTTCGCGTAATGAGTGAAGAAGAAATAGCCGCCTTTATACAGAAAGTGGCGCAAGGGATCAGGGCGGTTGCCGAAGGCGAAACGCCCGTGGAACTCGACAGCAGCGAAATGGCTGTCGAAGCCCGTAAGTCGGTCAAAGAAAAGTCTGTTACCTGCCTTGAATGCGGCAAGAGCTTTAAGATTCTTACTAAGCGTCATCTGGCCAGTCACGGCATGACCTCTGGCGAATACCGCGAAAAGTGGGGCTTCAAGAAAGACGCACCTCTTGTGTGCAAAGCCCTGCAGCGCGAGCGCCGCAAAAAGATGAAAGACATGAAATTGTGGGAAAAGCGCCGCAAGGTTCAGTAATCTCTCACGGAAAACGGTTGCTGATAGCGGTTTTTGACGCACCGTAAGGCAATCGGTTTCGTGCATCATTCCCAAAGCCCGCCCTAGAGGCGGGCTTTTTTTTTAGGCAGAAAAGTGGCATGTTGCACCCCTGAACGGCAGCAAGGCTGTCTCTCAGAGCGGCTCCGGCCAGCAAAGAGCTTTTTTGCTCTGCACCATCGTTTTTTCAGGGTTGCGAAATGACTGAATCACTGGCGGTTGCAACGCCCGCCCAGGCCCTGGCCCTGCTTTCCCTACCACAGGAAGAGCTTTTTGCCAGTGCCACAGCGCTGCGCGAGGCGGCCTTTGGTCGCAACATCGTTTTGTGCGCCATCATCAATGCCAAAAGCGGCAACTGCACTATGGACTGCCGCTTCTGTTCCCAGAGCAGGCACAACCACACGCCCATTGAGGTTTTCCCTCTGCTGCCCGATGAAGAACTGCGTGAGCGCATTCTGCAACTGGCAGCCTTGCCTGTGGCCCGCATTGGCGTTGTTACCAGCGGCTCTGCCCTGAGCGGCAGCGAACTGCAACGTTTGTGCAAGGTCATTGCCGCCCTGCCAGATCATGTGCGTCCACGCGTGTGCGCATCGCTGGGCAAGCTTGCCGCAAAGGACTTTGCCGACTTGTCGCAATCGGGCCTGACGCGTTTTCATCATAATCTCGAAACTGCGCGTGACTATTATGCCAGCGTGTGCACCACGCAAACGTGGGATCAGCGCCGCGAAACCGTGCTGCGCGCCTGCGATGCCAGTATGAGCGTATGTTCTGGTGGGCTGTTTGGTCTCGGCGAAAGCTGGGAAGACCGCGTGAACTTTGCCTTCAACCTCAAGGGACTT
The Desulfovibrio sp. DNA segment above includes these coding regions:
- a CDS encoding tetratricopeptide repeat protein, which codes for RTWAGSAASTASGAGERLSITLDNPAQVRRLARSGSNTLLLLLEGDSPTLQRQGAAPVPGALLESVGVSNGQVRITLSARAMSHVMRRPSASSIDIEIFAAGLPGDNAARQDTQAQSESTLAGTTEQGTSFGDSLPIDAGKDFLHSALKMLDNAQQNIQNLSPSDLLDSAKNRLADLGLPLPIFSATDSAVAAEVAPQAAGGAPNRPQEPQGPSLMSKVNPGGPENWPEDKGLSTAVPVRTAPVATQPVAPAGQPAAPAAPATAQPAAQPAAPATPQPVKQPVAQPATQPVNQAARPAPAPAQTPAQAPAPAPVQTPAPTPAQASAPASAPAQAPAATPAKPADIIGNVSGKVTGDLVGLPKQAEGGGHGGGHGGGGGSAKEEPARPIVYVDEQGNPVEKPAEPQKMMDEAERLIKERKFVEALPQLEKLKEMPTLSAELREKTLYYISDCVWARYSDNPLAGFEPIVSATSEAMNFDLRSPRVPEALLRLGLVNVNVGNLVDAGGYIVALYRRYPDYPGVAQGFTALGKEQLKRHMDAQAEQSFSMVLDKYPESSFLQEASVGLAKALNNQRKYTNAQVILDFISKRWPRYYIDDPTFLFLQAANDEALNKPMEALTLYWLYFNLLPGQKGNDEMLFKMGDMYTRLGNKLAADFLYNYITSHYGGSQSAKMASLRLVEGGIYDAPINYEAMTQVFARSAGTNLQKVYSELAASSRTAPESVTARLKEAMWLYWSKRYTEAMGKAAEFIDGYPENVNVAQARDIIWLSFQKELANSMAEKNFGRILILWNGFPLVRERYGAIDPRMRYALAQGMLERGDDDAALGMLAEFLKSPMNPEYGEAAFTEFFNRYLKAGAWTKILDLGKLVSGWPLKPQLRNQLDYAMALSAQNLNLAGPALAMWKNIAEREDFPLYQRAYATYFLARDAEQRKDIRNSYTLNRKVIELFTQLQDERSDKADPQRIKDAMLSLMDICEVANRVPEALEWLARYNAFVPQNSPEYPGLRFREARLYRKLGDATRAQALLEDIVRNYADSPFAKAATAELHTFEVSRDLQNYLPGGAGGQAAPAGRPAGTP
- a CDS encoding DUF4851 domain-containing protein, producing the protein MKGTGWQGNLATASGSRPAIPGLSRSCLIPLMFFRHNGTNAFDQALRRQPWRLHMNRVLFCLTLCLIALMAGCTGAQQRGMQGNAYVSTARPVISMQAVNMPLITGGEGKVALDGAGVMGGLPLNTWLAVYGKGDPQSPIAIVAMAEVPYGWYWDSDGQRPFSVDKGVEVYDNVGYAASTYIVDSKRDPFSAVAGLSDDSKPMRWLVRGFAARYNFNDTKAVMEYREPLPENLTGQETLTESMTDQLKAFEQRANKAFAVTSAPKNINGITKSYAKDIRWQYFDQRFWGTVSKYEIFDAK
- a CDS encoding MucR family transcriptional regulator translates to MDDYLKEALEITRAQAGVRVMSEEEIAAFIQKVAQGIRAVAEGETPVELDSSEMAVEARKSVKEKSVTCLECGKSFKILTKRHLASHGMTSGEYREKWGFKKDAPLVCKALQRERRKKMKDMKLWEKRRKVQ
- the bioB gene encoding biotin synthase BioB; this translates as MTESLAVATPAQALALLSLPQEELFASATALREAAFGRNIVLCAIINAKSGNCTMDCRFCSQSRHNHTPIEVFPLLPDEELRERILQLAALPVARIGVVTSGSALSGSELQRLCKVIAALPDHVRPRVCASLGKLAAKDFADLSQSGLTRFHHNLETARDYYASVCTTQTWDQRRETVLRACDASMSVCSGGLFGLGESWEDRVNFAFNLKGLGVGHVPMNFLHPHPETPLAGQKPLTAGEALTLIAIFRHILPRATLRICGGRPLVLGDRQSEIFAAGANALMTGDYLTTHGQSIAHDLEMIAALGLEVKCDASC